Within the Eucalyptus grandis isolate ANBG69807.140 chromosome 1, ASM1654582v1, whole genome shotgun sequence genome, the region AGATCGCCAAAATTGATTTACTCAGCTAAATTAGTTGCAGCACAACCGCCCATCATTAGACGAATCGCGACAAAACTAATCCCATTCAAATCTGAAGGAACACGTCTCATCGAGCAGTGATGGAATTCACATAGTATAGAATAGTCGACGTCTTCTTGCCTCGAATTCTTGATGATGAAGACTGGTGGCGGAGCGGCAGGATGGCACGAGTGGATTAGTGTCGAGTCGTGGCTTTAGAATGGCGGACGTTCTGGTGAGGGAATggaaaaggagaagatggaTGTAATCATGAGGTTTAAAATGAAGATACGATGGTGAGGCCGTGagggaaaatcaaaatttggtgAGGTggcctttttatcttttcgCTCCACCGCTTTTGGAATTCTACATCCTTCAACTTTGTGGCAGCATGAGGAGGAGACAACTCCGAGGGTTCATGTCTTTGGGGTGAGAAATTCTCACATGTTCATGACACCTTGCAAATTAATGCAAGGACGTGGTTGTTACGTGTgatgagaaggagaagaagcggCGGTCTTCTTCATGTTGCGGTCCTCACTCGTTGACTCGGCAGAGCCGATCCTGGATGGTTTGGGGGAAACGTGTCAAAGGTCGATGGATTGAGGTGGTAGGTTGCCGGGTGACGTGGTAGTGGCGTGCTAAAGTGGCACGCGCTATCGGTCTGAGGGGTCGTCGTGGGGGAGGCTAAGGTGGTGTTGCGGTGGTGACTTGGTGATATGGAGGCAAGACATGGTTGtgagtaggggtgagcgcggTTCCGGTTTCGGCTCCCGAATCCTTTTCTCTGGGAACTGGCGATTTCGGTTCCGATCCCATCGAAACCGGAatcggaaccgggaaccgattaGAGCTCTAAAAGAAAGCCCCAAATCACTTCACATGTTCACACTTCACAGTACTGAGTCTCTCCCGTTCGCTTCCTCTGCCCGTCGCCGACGctgctcgccctcgacgccaccggaCGTTGCTCACCTCGCCGCTCAGCCGCTCGCTGTCGATGCCGCCGCTGGACGCTGCTCGTCCCCTGGTGGAGGCCACTTGCTCGCCCAGCCGCCCCCCGACGCCGCTCGCTGCTCGCCCAGCAGCCTTGACGCCGCTCACCCCCCGACACTGCAATGCATGTGCGAGATGATGAAGTAAATGATTTGCGCTCTTTAGATAACAACTGCTTTATTAATTTGACCCAATTAAGGGAAAACTCCAGCGTTTACTCTTTGCAGGCAACAGTTATTGCATCGATACTTTTTCTCAGTCATGTTCTTTCGCTTGATGTGAATACTATAGTCTGTCTCCTCATAAGTGTCCCAATTCTACCCACGATAGAACGCTTGAAGTGTCACTTGTTTCTTAAGAGTGCCCCATATGTCGTACAACCGAACTTCTTGCATGCTTTTCTTGTTAATTTGGAGTTCTTGACATAGTTTGTTTCACCACCTGTTGATTCTTCCAGGTTCTTGCTGGAAGCTACTTCTCTGTGGCAGGAGCACTTGTGGGTTTGCTAAAACCAGGGAGGATGAGCATGTTTGGGACGTTGCTAATAATCTGGGGTCTTGTCAAGGAGGGCATCTTGGGAAAGCCTGTGAATGTGGATCCTGCAAAGGCAGTCTATGTTTATCCTACGATGTTGCTTGCATTGATCTGTGCCTTGTCATCCATTAAATATGATGTGAAGAAGGCCATGAGACCTGCCCCTGCTCGAACAATTGCAAAGCCACTGCAGAGCTCATCAAAATTTAAGCTGAAATAAGATGAATT harbors:
- the LOC120291268 gene encoding uncharacterized protein LOC120291268; the encoded protein is MHVRDDEVLAGSYFSVAGALVGLLKPGRMSMFGTLLIIWGLVKEGILGKPVNVDPAKAVYVYPTMLLALICALSSIKYDVKKAMRPAPARTIAKPLQSSSKFKLK